A region of the Silene latifolia isolate original U9 population chromosome 9, ASM4854445v1, whole genome shotgun sequence genome:
aaataaaaggtaataaatcaaaaaatcaaGAAACTATAAATAATCAATACTGAATACCCCTGTTTTTCAGACACACAAGAACACAATCTTTTAACGGtaacatttaatatttttttttatcaatgtttTTATTCAATTTAATGAAATTAATCATGTTAGATTGTtaatttaattgaattaattaatggGTATACATTATAATGTTGTTTATGTGATTGGTTTAGTTTAATTCAATGTGTACTTTTATTTAATTTGGTGGGTCATTTTATATAATGTATGATATGATCAGATCTAGGGTTTTTATTAATACAATGTTAATTGTTTAATTGGTTGGttcaattttattttaatgatgtATGTCGTATGTGTACGTGCAATTTGCGAGAGTCATTGTGGCACTCGGGtaatgttattattgttgttgatgaaTTAGGTGTAGAAAGAATTTGTGGGTGAAAAAATGGCAAGGAAGAAGATTAGAGAGTATGATTCAAAGAGATTGTTGAAGGAGCATTTCAAGAGGATTTCTGGGTCTGAATTACCCATTAGATCTGCTCAAGTATGttctaattttatttaattttaattgatTGATTTCGTGTATTGGTATGAACTGTGAATTTAATCgattttatttaaatttaattgATTTTTTGTATTGGTATGAACTATGAATTGTAAAGTTTTGATCTTGGTAATGTGAGTAAAACCCTGATTTTGTTTTGATTGGATTAAGATGGGTTTTGAATTCGGGTTTTGGTGATAAGTTAAAGAGTTTATGAGTATTGGTATGAACTTGTAAATTAATGACTTTGCTGAATGTGAGTATAATGCTGATTTTGTTTTGTTTGGATTAAGAAGGGGTTTGAATTCGGGTTTTGGTAATCAAGTTGAAGAATTTATGATTATTTATGATTGTTGGTGTGAACTGCAATGTGTATCAATCATTGCAGTTCTCAACCCAATTTTCATCTTAGGCGATTCAGAAACAACCTTTTGTGTTGCTAGCATGTAAGggtgcgtacatccgacccccttaaaccgcaatttgcgggagccttGTAGGCactagggtaatgttgttgttgttggtatgAACTGTAAATGTTGATCTTGCTGAGTATGAGTAAAATCTTGTTTTTTTTTCCCCGGATAAGTTGGGTTTTTTTATATTGGGTTTTAGTAATCAAGTTAGAGACTTTCGGACAACAATGTACTTAAAACTGCACTTTTTCCACGATGCCATGATGGAGCTTGAGTAATATTTTTGGTGAATTAATATACTAAATTTCATTTTTGTTTACTTGCTTTGAACAATGATCTATGACTGACCATGAAAATGTAATTTATTGTTCGTAGCATTATATGATGATGAATTTGATGAGGTAATGATCATATTAATCAACTTTTATTGTGGTTCAAGTACTTCCTCGGTATTTTTGTAAACGTTTTCGATTTTTGAAAAGGTGGGTTGACATTTAATTTGAAAAAATATTTTAAGGATGATGATAAAGCTTATGGAGCATATCATTATTCTCTGCAAAAAATGTTTTCATATTATTATGATGTACAATTCATAATTTATACTCATAGTCTCATATACTGTGTCTACAAATAATGAGCGAAACTAGTCTCATACTCATGATCAGTTTAAATGCTTCATAATAGCTTGTTCATTCTCATTTTGTATATGAGACCCATGAGAGTCACCCCCTTGATGTCATTTTATAGTTCTTCTATAATTTTCTCTGTATCAATCAATAAAATATATATTAGGTTGATTATATTTGCTGGAGTTGCGAATGTAAAACGTATAGAACCTGGGGACACTTAATGTGATGCTCCAAATTTCATTTGGAACCATATCATATCTAGTGGTCATACATGATCTTCCTTCATTCTGTTAGCAATTGCTCTGACAGCTTTATTCGGTGTGTCAGTGTGAATGTTCTGTTATTGTTGTTGTCCTTGTTGCTGCTGCATACCTGTGCTGTAAAATTTGTTCTTGAAAATGTAATTTGTCATTTAATTATGTTGACTAGATCACGGAGTCCACCGACTTGAATGAGCTTGTTGAGAGAGAAGCATGGCTCTCATCAGAAAAGCTGGTTGTGAAACCTGATATGTTGTTTGGAAAGCGTGGAAAGAGCGGTCTCGTTGCTCTGAATCTGGACTTTGCCCAGGTTACTACTTTTGTGAAAGAGCGTCTAGGCAAAGAAGTAAGATGAAGTTCTCTCCGAATGAATTGTGGCATTTTCTATAACAAAAGTGTTACGACCGGGGTGCATTTAACCCAAAAATACTGGAGTAATATGGTTTTTCAGACGATTCAACTGTATTTCCTTGTTGATTTGCGATAACAGGTAGAGATGGGTGGATGTAAAGGACCTATAACAACTTTCATTGTGGAGCCCTTTATCCCACACAATGAAGAGTTCTATCTAAATATCGTTTCCGAAAGACTTGGGAACAGCATAAGCTTTTCTGAATGTGGTGGAATCGAAATCGAAGAGAACTGGGATAAGGTACTATTGGCTGTTGCCACAGTGATTATGTTGGCTTAACTTTTTTATTACTCTCATTGTGGCTGTAAGTTACCAGATTCTCTGTTCTTTACACAGGTTAAGACTATTTTCGTTCCTACTGGCGTTTCTTTTACTGCGGAGGTTTGTGCTCCTCTGGTCGCCACTTTACCTTTGGAGGTAATGCAATTTCTTGAGTTATTTCCGGTTGAACATTGTATTGTTTGGTAACCTTGTTATTTTACTATGTTAGTTTTCTGTAGCACTGACCGTTACTCGCACGTTTTAGGTCAAAAGTGTGATTGAGGAATTTATCAAAGTTATCTTTGCCCTATTTCTAGGTATTTCAGCATACCTTTTTTTTTGAGTATCTTATAGTATCGAACTTTTACAGCTTCTGCAGCAAATTGTGTGAGTTAATAGCAAGTTCTTGTTTTGATGGCAGATTTGGACTTCAGCTTCCTAGAAATGAATCCTTTCACACTAGTCGAAGGGAAGCCTTATCCTTTGGACATGAGAGGAGAGTTGGATGATACCGCTGCCTTCAAGAACTTCAAGAAGTATGTACCCTTTCTCTGCTACTCTCCTAGGCCTTTACACGAATTTTTGCTGAGGCATTGCTTGTTTGAGTTATAATAGCACTTACATATGATACATTTCTACAGGTGGGGCAATATCGAATTCCCATTGCCATTTGGCCGAGTTATGAGCCCTACAGAGAGCTTTATCCACGGTCTTGATGAGAAGGTAGTAATACGCGTTATTTATCAGTTTCTTTGGTCTCCTTTGGTATTAACTATACATTAAAATTAAAACAATATTTTCCAACTATGAGGACCTTATCTTATGTTCTTCGGTTACTTGATTTGCAGACTAGTGCATCCCTGAAATTCACTGTTCTGAACCCAAAAGGGAGGATTTGGACTATGGTAGCTGGAGGTGGAGCAAGTGTTATCTACGCAGATACGGTAGGTTTACTCAAAAAGCTGTTTTTATTGTTCTTTGTTTTAGATGTTTGCCCAGGCCAGCACATAGTTTTGTTTATGATCTGAAGCTTGAGCTTGATTTAGGTTGGAGATCTCGGATATGCGTCTGAGCTTGGAAACTATGCTGAATACAGCGGTGCACCTAATGAAGAAGAGGTGTTGCAGTATGCCCGAGTTGTGATTGATGTAAGCCATTTCCTTTTTATGTGTTTTTAAACGAAAAACCCTTCATAAAAACTACTCTTCGACTACAACAGCTAGAACAACATTTCCGTAGTGCCTTAACGGCTCCTGCAAATGGCAACGTAGCCTTACCCGTATGCTAACAACACAAATAGAAACCGTAAAGCACTTAATAAGCCATTTTGCTGTATATCATCTTAATTCAGAACAACAATCTATTGTGGAAGGTCATTCTTGATAACAAGATTAGCAACCACAATATGTAGATGTTGGAGGAACGTTTATTCCATTCCTGAAACCTGTTCTACATAAACTTCGTCCCTTATGGTGGCAATTCCGTGGACTGACGATCATCGCACTAATCATTTTGTTGAACTTTACAGTGTGCAACTGCAAACCCTGATGGGCGTACAAGAGCTCTTGTTATTGGTGGAGGAATCGCTAATTTTACTGATGTTGCTGCTACTTTCAATGGCATTATCAGAGCTCTGAAGGAGAAGGTGATCATCTCTCTTGTTTCTTTAAATGTTTGgttttagattttttttattttttaaagatTTTTTCCTTAAAAACATGTCATAATTTGATGCTGGTTTGGTTAAATAGGAAGCAAAGCTTAAAGCTGCGAGGATGCATATATATGTGAGGAGAGGAGGTCCAAATTACCAGAAGGGTTTAGCTAAAATGCGTTTACTTGGCGAGGAAATTGGAATTCCTATTGAGGTAAGCATGCCGTGCTTGCATTGGTTCATAAAGTCCTCAAAGTTAATTAGCTTTTATTCTTGTGTTGATTCATTATGATGATGTTCGAGGCTGAAAATCTAGAAGAATCAACCCATGCTTAACCCTTCTGTGTTGTCTCGACACGTGACAATCCTAATAAACTGAATCGAACCCCAGTGTTCCTCCAAGACCCCGCACTCGCGTTAGAACTTCTAACCAAGTCCGAGTAACTTTGCATTGTTTGTTTGCAGGTATACGGACCTGAGGCAACCATGACTGGAATATGCAAACAAGCCATAGAATGTATCAGCGTTTCTGCGTAGTTAATTCCGACATTCGTTGATATGGATGTACCAGTTCTTAGATTGTGTTAGATATAGCTTTGTCTTTCCTTGTTAGattgaaaataaaaacaaacatgatcgttctctttttctttctcgaAAAACATGATCGTGATTCGATGTTGTAAACTTGTAAGCTCTATACAAACCTTGTGGAATGTGGTTATGATTTATGAATCTATTGACTTAGTTTACTCCATTATGGGCATGAATCGAACCTctgacctcatggttaagggatgGGGTCAGCAACCACCAGACCAAACTCATTGGAATGTCGTGAGTGGTGATAATCCATTGTGCAAAGCACAATTACCAACTTTCCATGAACCATTAATCTTCTTCAAACATGCCTCGATTCACCCCAAACCCGCATTTTGATTACTTATGAAATCTCCGACACACAAAACCAACATGGACTATACCATTTTGAACATCGATTTAACCTCATCACGTTTACCGGTCTAAAAAACAATTAGACTCATCCTAACCGATTATTACGAGTATATGACCCTTATCTAACCCGAACCCATATTGTTTTTTTGACAACAACAAATAGCATAGCTTACAGAAGAGCTTCCTGAGCAAGATTATAAGCTATTATATTCACTCCCCTAGGACAAAAACTAAGAGAGCAACAGTGAAAACGAGACGCAATAGACTTacggtgtgtttggatagcaaaagtggagggaaagagaggggaggaggaaggagggaagggaaggaAGAGTGAgagaagggaaagggagggggaatGTGAGtgagtgtttggatacaatttctctCCAAATTTTgactattgtggagagattttgattaggcttggaggaggaaaattgaatccctccaaatcactttcccttcatttccctccacccttatttgATATCCAAACAAGGAATTTTAAATCCCTACTCTCCctccatttctttacatttttcacgataatccgagtttcggcgaatgctggtttgtggcacaccggcacccccaaatgtcttccgttggtgctcaaactttgcgttgacgctttatctgacccgaggaactttctatgtgatttccggagaattttgttccggaaccccggaatctcgaaaaactgtgtattatacacttcaatttcagccgttcggaaggtcgtaccggaccggcggaccctgtttctttttcgccctgtttttcaatcacgcgtccgagctcatttcaagaatcaacttgttcgatttcaggaatcaacctgttcgatttcagcctcaaataacgagctttaacacatttttcacgataatccgagtttcggcgaatgctggtttgtggcacaccggcacccccaaatgtcttccgttggtgctcaaactttgcgtggccgctttatttgacctgaggaactttctatgtgatttccgtagaattttgttccgggaccccggaatcctgaaaaaccgtgtattatacacttcaattttagccgttcgaaggtcgtaccggaccctgtttctttttctctctgtttttcaatcacgcatccgagctcatttcaggaacaacctgttcgatttcagcctcaaataacgagctttaacacatttttcacgataatccgagtttcggcgaatgctggtttgtggcacaccggcacccccaaatgtcttccgtcggtgctcaatctttgcgtggccgctttatctgacccttggaactttctatgtgatttccggagaattttgttccggaaccccgaaatcccgaaaaaccgtgtattatacaattcaattttagccgttcggaaggtcgtatcggaccctgtttctttttctccctgtttttcaatcacgcgtccgagctcatttcaggaatcaacctgtttgatttcaggaatcaacttgttcgatttcagcctcaaataacgagctttaacacatttttcacgataatccgagtttcggcgaatgctggtttgtggcacaccggcacccccaaatgtcttccgttggtgctcaaactttgcgtggccgctttatctgacccgaggaactttctatgtgatttccggataattttgttccaggaccccagaatcccgaaaaacagtatattatacacttcaatttcaaagttcggaaggtcgtgcggaccactgtttctttttctccctgtttttcaatcacgcgtccgagctcatttcagaaatcaacctgttcgatttcaggaatcaacctgttcgatttcagcctcaaataacgagatttaacacatttttcacgataatccgaatttcggcgaatgctggtttgtggcacaccggcacccccaaatgtcttccgttgaggctcaaactttgcgtggctgctttatctgactcgatgaactttctatgtgatttccagagaattttgttccgggaccccggaatcccgaaaaaccgtgtattatacacttcaatttcagccgttcggaaggtcgtaccggaccctgtttctttttatccctgtttttcaatcacgcgtccgagctcatttcagaaatcaacctgttcgatttcaggaatcaacctgttcgatttcagcctcaaataacgagctttaacacatttttcacgataatccgagtttcggcgaatgctggtttgtggcacaccggcacccccaaatgtcttccgctggtgctcaaactttgcgtggccgcttaatctgacccaaggaactttctatgtgatttccggagaattttgttccgggaccccaggatcccgaaaaaccgtgtttctttttcttcctgtttttcaatcacgcgtccgaacttattttaggaatcaacctgttcgttttcagcctcaaataacgagttttaacacatttttacgataatccgagtttcgacgaatgctggtttgtggcacaccggcacccccaaatgtcttccgttggtgctcaaactttgcgtggctgctttatctgactcgaggacctttctatgtgatctccggagaattttgttccgggacaccagaatcccgaaaaaccgtgtattatacacatcaatttcagccgttcggaaggtcgtaccggaccctgtttctttttatccctgtttttcaatcacgtgtccgagctcatttcaggaatcagcctgttcgatttcaggaatcaacctgttcgatttgagcctcaaataacgagctttgacacatttttcacgataatccgaatttcggcgaatgctggtttgtggcaaaccggcacccccaaatgtcttccgttggtgctcaaactttgcgtggctgctttatctgactcgatgaactttctatgtgatttccagagaattttgttccgggaccccagaatcccgaaaaaccgtgatttatacacttcaatttcagccgttcggaaggtcgtaccggaccctgtttctttttatcctgtttttcaatcacgcgtccgagctcattttaggaatcaacctgttcgatttcaggaatcaacctgttcgatttcagcctcaaataacgagctttaacacatttttcacgataatccgaatttcggcgaatgctggtttgtggcacaccgacacccccaaatgtcttccgttggtgctcaaactttgcgtggcttctttatctgactcgatgaactttctatgtgatttccagagaattttgttccgggatcccggaatcccgaaaaaccgtgtattatacacttcaatttcagccgttcgcaaggtcgtaccggactctgtttctttttctccctgtttttcaatcacacgtccgagctcatttccggaatcaacctgttcgatttcagcctcaaataacgagctttaacacatttttcacgataatccgagtttcggcgaatgctggtttgtggcacaccggcacccccaaatgtcttccgttggagctcaaactttgcgtggccactttatctgacccaaggaactttctatgtgatttccggaaaatttgttctgggaccccagaatcccgaaaaactgtgtatttatacactttaatttcagccgttcggaaggtcgtaccggaccctgtttatttttctccctgtttttcaatcacgcgtccgagctcattttaggaatcaacctgttcgatttcagcctcaaataacgagttttaacacatttttcacgataatcaaagtttcggcgaatgctggtttgtggcacaccggcacccccaaatgttttccgttggtgctcaaactttgcgtgactgctttatctgactcgagaacctttctatgtgatctccggagaattttgttccgggacaccggaatcccgaaaaaccgtgtattatacacttcaatttcagccgttcggatggtcgtatcggaccctgtttctttttctccctattattcaatcacgcgtccgagctcatgtcaggaatcaacctgtcgatttcaggaatcaacctgttcgatttcagcctcaaataacgagatttaacacatttttcacgataatccgagtttcggcgattgctggtttgtggcataccggcacccccaaatgtcttccgttggtgctcaaactttgcgtggctgctttatctgactcgatgaactttctatgtgatttccagagaattttgttccgggatcccggaatcccgaaaaaccgtgtattatacacttcaatttcagccgttcgcaaggtcgtaccggaccctgtttctttttctccctgtttttcaatcacacgtccgagctcatttccggaatcaacctgttcgatttcatcctcaaataacgagctttaacacatttttcacgataatccgagtttcggcgaatgctggtttgtggcacaccggcacccccaaatgtcttccgttggagctaaaactttgcgtggccactttatctgacccaaggaactttctatgtgatttccgaaaaatTTGTTCTGGGActccagaatcccgaaaaactgtgtatttatacactttaatttcagccgttcggaaggtcgtaccagaccctgtttatttttctccctgtttttcaatcacgcgtccgagctcattttaggaatcaacctgttcgatttcagccacaaataacgagttttaacacatttttcacgataatcaaagtttcggcgaatgctggtttgtggcacaccggcacccccaaatgtcttccgttggtgctcaaactttgcgtgactgctttatctgactcgagaacctttctatgtgatctccggagaattttgtttcgggacaccggaatcccgaaaaaccgtgtattatacacttcaatttcagccgttcggaaggtcgtaccggaccctgtttctttttatctctgtttttcaatcacgcgtccgagctcatttcaggaatctacctgttcgatttcaggaatcaacctgttcgatttcagcctcaaataacgagctttaacacatttttcacgataatccgagtttcggcgattgctggtttgtggcacaccggcacccccaaatgtcttccgttggtgctcaaactttccgtggctgcattatctgactcgaggaactttctatatgaactccggagaattttgttcaaggacaccggaatcccgaaaaaccgtgtattatacacttcaatttcagccgttcggaaggtcgtaccggaccctgtttctttttatccctgtttttcaatcacgcgtccgaactcatttcaagaatcaacctgttcgatttcagaatcaactttgttcgatttcaaattcaaataacgagttttaacacatttttcacgataatccgaatttcggcgaaagctggtttgtgacacaccggcacccccaaatgtcttccgttggtgctcaaactttgcgtggccgctttatctgactcgatgaactttctatgtgatttgcatagaattttgttccgggaccacggaatccccaaaaaaccgtgtattatacacttcaatctcagccgttcggaaggtcgtaccggactctgtttctttttctccctgtttttcaatcacacgtccgtgctcatttaaggaatcaacctgttcgatttcagcctcaaataacgagctttaacacatttttcacgataatccgagtttcggcgaatgctggtttgtggcacaccggcacccccaaatgtcttccgttggtgctcaatctTTGCGTGGATGCTTTATTTGACccttggaactttctatgtgatttccggagaattttgttccgggaccccggaatcccgaaaaaccgtgtattatacacttcaattttagccgttcggaaggtcgtaccggacccagtttctttttctccctgtttttcaatcaagcgtccgagcttattttaggaatcaacctgtttgatttcaggaatcaacctgttcgatttcagcctcaaataacgagctttaacacatttttcacgataatccgagtttcggtgaatgctggtttgtggcacaccggcacctccaaatgtcttccgttggtgctcaaactttgtgtggccactttatctgacccaaggaactttctatgtgatttccggagaattttcttccgggaccccagaatcccgaaaaactgtatattatacacttcaatttcagccgttcggaaggtcgtacctgaccctgtttctttttctccctattatTCAATCAGGCGTCCGAGCTCAtgtcaggaatcaacctgtcgattttaggaatcaacctgttcgatttcagcctcaaataacgagctttaacacatttttcacgataatccgagtttcggcgattgctggtttgtggcacaccggcacccccaaatgtcttccgttggtgctcaaactttccgtggctgcattatctgactcgaggaactttctatgtgatctccggagaattttgttccgggacaccggaatcccgaaaaaccgtgtattatacacttcaatttcagccgttcggaa
Encoded here:
- the LOC141598639 gene encoding ATP-citrate synthase alpha chain protein 1, giving the protein MARKKIREYDSKRLLKEHFKRISGSELPIRSAQITESTDLNELVEREAWLSSEKLVVKPDMLFGKRGKSGLVALNLDFAQVTTFVKERLGKEVEMGGCKGPITTFIVEPFIPHNEEFYLNIVSERLGNSISFSECGGIEIEENWDKVKTIFVPTGVSFTAEVCAPLVATLPLEVKSVIEEFIKVIFALFLDLDFSFLEMNPFTLVEGKPYPLDMRGELDDTAAFKNFKKWGNIEFPLPFGRVMSPTESFIHGLDEKTSASLKFTVLNPKGRIWTMVAGGGASVIYADTVGDLGYASELGNYAEYSGAPNEEEVLQYARVVIDCATANPDGRTRALVIGGGIANFTDVAATFNGIIRALKEKEAKLKAARMHIYVRRGGPNYQKGLAKMRLLGEEIGIPIEVYGPEATMTGICKQAIECISVSA